From Bacteroidia bacterium, the proteins below share one genomic window:
- a CDS encoding OprO/OprP family phosphate-selective porin, producing the protein MKKRMILLGCVLTLTTTIYAQQQETDSIQQLNQRMQSLEKEIKIMKQVKFSGYIQTQFQWGEKLASLKVGNSNIDTDHNFNRIGIRRGRVKMEYEKGIISGIFQIDLTEKGLGLKDAYVSIKDPWLGSNSFKAGIFNRPFGYEVSYSSSRRESPERATVITTLFPEERDLGVMITLQAPKESSVNFLKLETALIAGNGIKLDMDNRKDFIAHLSANKIFKEKIKFGGGISYYLGSTYQGSTSIFKMSGKEFIEYNDSSNFGAFAKREYFGLDLQFEATTKLGKTKLFGEYLFGTQPGNNSSSKSPNYSTLPTSDTYIRNFNGYYFTFVQDLGSIPLSVVAKYDFYDPNTKVAKNEIGMNRTGKGDIAYTTIGGGLLWQVNDNLRLTAYFDWINNERSSNLNGFEKDITDNVFTLRLQYKF; encoded by the coding sequence ATGAAAAAAAGAATGATTCTATTAGGTTGTGTACTGACATTGACCACAACTATTTACGCACAACAGCAGGAAACTGATTCAATTCAACAATTAAATCAAAGAATGCAATCCTTAGAAAAGGAAATTAAGATCATGAAACAAGTCAAATTTTCAGGCTACATTCAGACACAGTTTCAGTGGGGAGAAAAATTAGCATCATTGAAAGTTGGAAATAGCAATATAGATACCGACCATAATTTCAATCGCATTGGAATCAGACGTGGACGAGTTAAAATGGAATACGAAAAAGGAATAATCTCAGGTATTTTCCAAATAGATTTGACTGAAAAAGGCTTAGGATTGAAAGATGCATATGTATCTATAAAAGACCCTTGGCTTGGAAGTAATTCGTTTAAAGCAGGGATATTCAATCGCCCTTTCGGCTATGAAGTTTCTTATTCATCTTCAAGAAGAGAATCTCCCGAACGAGCAACTGTGATTACAACTCTATTTCCAGAGGAACGAGATTTAGGAGTAATGATAACCTTGCAAGCTCCAAAAGAATCCTCTGTAAATTTCCTGAAATTAGAAACTGCACTAATAGCGGGAAATGGAATCAAATTAGATATGGACAATCGAAAGGATTTTATCGCACATTTATCAGCCAACAAAATCTTTAAAGAAAAAATTAAGTTTGGAGGAGGCATTTCCTACTATTTAGGCAGTACTTACCAAGGCTCTACAAGTATTTTCAAAATGAGCGGTAAGGAATTTATTGAATATAATGATTCTTCTAATTTCGGAGCTTTTGCCAAACGAGAATATTTTGGGCTTGATTTGCAGTTTGAAGCAACTACAAAATTAGGAAAAACAAAATTATTCGGAGAGTATCTTTTCGGAACACAGCCAGGAAATAATAGTAGTTCTAAAAGCCCCAATTACTCGACCTTGCCAACGAGCGACACCTACATCAGAAACTTCAATGGATACTATTTCACATTCGTACAAGACCTAGGAAGTATCCCTTTATCAGTCGTTGCAAAATATGATTTTTATGACCCAAACACCAAAGTCGCTAAAAATGAAATTGGAATGAATAGAACAGGTAAAGGAGATATTGCTTATACAACAATCGGAGGCGGTTTATTGTGGCAGGTAAATGACAACCTGCGATTAACCGCTTACTTTGATTGGATTAATAACGAAAGGTCTTCTAACCTGAATGGTTTTGAAAAAGATATAACCGATAATGTTTTCACTTTGCGATTACAGTATAAATTCTAA
- a CDS encoding PstS family phosphate ABC transporter substrate-binding protein produces the protein MKKLIILTLSSFVLWSCNSNSETQKMENTKENTTSINIKGSETVLPISEKAAQVFSKENTSNLVSVTGGGSGVGLSALTSGNTDIAQSSRKIKFSEQQKFQQDGEEIKEVIVAYDALAVIVHPQNKVKKLTREQLEGIFTGKITNWNEVGGENLKIIPYSRETSSGTYEFFKEHVLQNKNFMSGIMSMPANGAIMQSVSQTKGAIAYVGMAYLNQTVQPISVSFEDGIYSEPTVENAKNQTYPIVRPLYYYYLEKSENKVKKFINFILSPSGQKLVEEVGFITLK, from the coding sequence ATGAAAAAATTAATTATTTTAACACTAAGTAGTTTCGTTTTGTGGAGTTGTAATTCCAATTCTGAAACGCAAAAAATGGAGAATACAAAAGAAAATACAACCTCCATCAATATTAAAGGTTCTGAAACAGTTCTTCCAATTTCTGAGAAAGCTGCACAAGTTTTCTCAAAAGAAAATACATCTAATTTAGTATCTGTCACAGGAGGAGGAAGTGGCGTTGGTTTATCTGCATTAACATCAGGGAATACAGATATTGCTCAATCATCTCGGAAAATAAAATTCTCAGAACAACAAAAATTCCAGCAAGACGGAGAAGAAATTAAAGAAGTAATTGTTGCTTATGATGCATTGGCTGTTATTGTACATCCTCAAAACAAGGTTAAAAAACTCACTCGTGAACAATTAGAAGGCATCTTCACAGGAAAGATTACCAATTGGAATGAAGTCGGAGGAGAAAACCTAAAAATCATTCCTTACTCAAGAGAAACCTCATCAGGAACGTATGAGTTTTTCAAAGAACATGTTCTGCAAAATAAAAATTTTATGTCCGGTATTATGAGTATGCCAGCGAATGGTGCCATTATGCAATCAGTAAGTCAAACAAAAGGTGCTATTGCTTATGTAGGAATGGCTTATCTAAATCAAACGGTACAACCGATATCCGTTTCGTTTGAGGATGGAATTTATAGCGAACCAACTGTAGAAAATGCTAAAAATCAAACCTACCCTATTGTGCGACCTTTGTACTATTATTATTTAGAGAAATCCGAAAACAAGGTTAAGAAATTTATTAATTTTATTTTATCTCCTTCAGGACAAAAGTTGGTAGAAGAAGTTGGATTCATTACTCTAAAATAA
- the pstC gene encoding phosphate ABC transporter permease subunit PstC, with protein MIRKKSKHIFEKIIEKILTLSGAITTITILFITIFLFKEGAGLFTHQNIEEGYGLYVNAENGIDQLTPLETKKIFDGEITNWKDFNGKDEEIKIVRIDDIFQIYPESEMGENYELLPEKLTAFISNEENIIAFLPKQYAPNGQNVKELISDNVTLSDYLTGNEWIPTATPSPLFGVMPLVLGTLLVSFMALLIAVPLGLGVAIYLSELAGIKQKDIMKPVIELLAGIPSVVYGFFGLVVLAPLVQKTFHLPVGETALTGSIILAIMALPTIISVAEDAMRNTPRAMREASLALGATHWQTIYKVVIPYAKSGISAAIVLGIGRAIGETMAVLMVTGNAAVIPHSAFESVRTIPATIAAELGEAPVGGAHYQALFLLGCILFVFTTIISISSELVSNNKYSKAK; from the coding sequence ATGATAAGGAAAAAATCAAAACATATTTTCGAGAAGATTATTGAAAAAATATTAACATTAAGTGGAGCCATAACAACTATTACTATTCTTTTCATCACTATTTTCTTATTTAAGGAAGGTGCAGGTCTTTTCACTCATCAAAACATAGAAGAAGGATACGGGCTATATGTAAATGCAGAAAACGGAATTGATCAATTAACTCCGCTGGAGACAAAGAAGATATTTGATGGAGAAATAACCAATTGGAAGGATTTTAACGGAAAAGATGAAGAAATAAAAATAGTTAGAATTGACGACATCTTTCAGATTTATCCTGAAAGTGAAATGGGGGAAAATTACGAATTACTTCCCGAGAAACTAACTGCATTTATCAGTAATGAAGAAAATATCATCGCCTTTTTACCAAAGCAATATGCTCCAAACGGTCAAAATGTAAAGGAGTTGATTTCAGACAATGTAACTTTATCGGATTACCTAACAGGCAATGAATGGATTCCTACGGCAACACCATCTCCCTTGTTCGGTGTAATGCCGTTAGTTTTAGGGACACTTTTGGTGAGTTTTATGGCTCTGCTAATTGCAGTTCCGCTCGGATTGGGAGTTGCCATTTATTTATCTGAATTAGCAGGTATAAAACAGAAGGATATTATGAAACCTGTTATTGAATTACTCGCAGGAATCCCTTCCGTAGTTTATGGATTTTTTGGATTAGTAGTACTAGCACCATTGGTACAAAAAACATTTCACTTGCCTGTCGGTGAAACTGCATTAACAGGAAGTATAATTTTAGCTATCATGGCATTACCAACGATTATTTCAGTTGCAGAGGATGCGATGAGAAATACACCAAGAGCAATGCGAGAGGCAAGTTTAGCATTGGGTGCAACCCATTGGCAAACCATTTACAAAGTGGTCATTCCTTATGCAAAATCAGGTATTTCGGCAGCTATAGTTTTAGGAATTGGACGAGCCATTGGAGAAACGATGGCGGTTCTAATGGTTACAGGAAATGCAGCAGTCATTCCTCATTCGGCTTTTGAATCGGTGCGAACTATTCCTGCAACCATCGCAGCAGAACTTGGAGAAGCACCAGTTGGTGGAGCACATTATCAGGCATTGTTTTTACTTGGATGTATCTTATTTGTTTTCACAACCATAATTTCTATTTCATCGGAGTTAGTTTCAAACAATAAATATTCTAAAGCAAAATAA
- the pstA gene encoding phosphate ABC transporter permease PstA, whose protein sequence is MSKKISQQIAFFIFRGFGLLVIGILFSILGFIIFNGVKVINWEFLTSFPEDGMTSGGILPAIIGTFCLIIGSLVFAFPLGVMSAIYANEYVGKGWIVRFIRMMTNNLASIPSIVFGLFGMALFVNKLKFGDSLIAGSLTLGLLILPLIIRTTEEALKAVPDSYRQGSLALGATKLQTIWKVVLPTALPNIITGLILSVGRVSGETAPILFTVAAYFLPKLPTSIFDQAMALPYHLYVLATSGTDLEASRPMAYGTALVLITIVLIMNLLASLIRRRLGKNSLKQ, encoded by the coding sequence ATGAGTAAAAAAATAAGTCAACAAATAGCCTTTTTTATATTTAGGGGTTTCGGATTATTAGTAATAGGAATTTTATTCAGCATCCTAGGTTTCATCATTTTTAATGGCGTGAAAGTAATTAATTGGGAATTTCTAACAAGCTTTCCAGAAGACGGAATGACTTCCGGAGGTATTTTACCGGCTATTATTGGAACATTCTGTTTGATAATAGGGAGTTTAGTTTTCGCCTTTCCTTTGGGTGTGATGTCCGCTATTTATGCGAATGAATATGTAGGTAAAGGATGGATTGTTCGCTTTATTCGAATGATGACAAACAATTTGGCGAGTATTCCTTCCATTGTGTTCGGTTTGTTTGGAATGGCGTTGTTCGTCAATAAATTAAAATTTGGAGATTCTCTTATTGCTGGTTCATTAACGCTTGGTCTTTTGATTTTACCGTTAATTATCCGTACAACAGAAGAGGCATTGAAAGCAGTTCCAGATAGTTATCGTCAAGGAAGCCTTGCTTTGGGAGCAACGAAATTGCAGACCATTTGGAAAGTTGTTTTACCAACTGCATTGCCCAATATCATTACCGGGCTAATTTTATCAGTCGGGCGTGTTTCAGGGGAAACAGCTCCCATTCTTTTTACGGTAGCTGCTTATTTTTTACCTAAACTACCGACAAGTATCTTCGATCAAGCAATGGCGTTACCCTATCATCTCTATGTTTTAGCAACCAGCGGAACAGATCTTGAAGCATCAAGACCAATGGCTTATGGAACAGCATTAGTACTAATTACAATCGTCCTGATTATGAATCTCCTAGCGAGTTTAATAAGACGAAGATTAGGGAAAAATAGTTTAAAACAATAA
- the pstB gene encoding phosphate ABC transporter ATP-binding protein PstB, whose protein sequence is MIEAKNINFYYGSFHALKNINMKMEANTVTAFIGPSGCGKSTFLRLFNRMNDLIDNTKLEGKCLIDNNDIYGKSVDVDELRKKVGMVFQKPNPFPKSIFENVAYGLRVNNLGSKSFINQRVEESLRGAALWDEVKDKLHKSAFELSGGQQQRLCIARALAVSPSIILMDEPASALDPISTSKIEELIHELKKKYTVVIVTHNMQQAARISDNTGFFMLGELIEYTDTKKMFLNPEKEVTQNYITGRFG, encoded by the coding sequence ATGATAGAAGCGAAAAATATAAATTTTTATTATGGCAGTTTTCATGCTCTAAAAAATATAAATATGAAAATGGAGGCCAACACAGTTACTGCATTTATAGGCCCGTCGGGTTGCGGTAAATCAACATTTTTAAGGTTATTTAATCGCATGAATGATTTGATTGATAATACTAAATTAGAAGGGAAATGTTTGATTGATAATAATGACATTTATGGTAAATCAGTTGATGTTGATGAATTGCGAAAAAAGGTAGGAATGGTATTTCAAAAACCGAATCCTTTTCCAAAATCAATTTTTGAGAATGTTGCCTATGGATTGCGTGTCAATAATTTGGGAAGTAAATCTTTTATTAATCAACGAGTAGAAGAATCGCTTAGAGGTGCTGCTTTGTGGGATGAGGTGAAAGACAAACTTCATAAATCCGCTTTTGAGCTGTCCGGAGGACAACAACAACGTCTTTGTATTGCAAGAGCCTTGGCAGTCTCTCCATCCATTATTTTAATGGATGAGCCAGCTTCTGCATTAGATCCAATTTCTACTTCAAAAATCGAAGAATTAATTCACGAACTCAAAAAAAAATATACTGTTGTAATAGTTACTCATAACATGCAACAAGCGGCAAGAATAAGTGACAATACAGGTTTCTTTATGTTAGGTGAATTGATAGAATATACGGATACTAAGAAAATGTTTTTAAATCCTGAAAAGGAAGTTACACAAAATTATATTACTGGAAGATTTGGGTAA
- a CDS encoding methylglyoxal synthase: MKKVKKIALVAHDNCKKELMEWVDDHWRELVKYEMVCTGTTGNLVEQHLLSCMAENKSNFHIKMTKLKSGPLGGDLQLGAAISKNEIDILIFFWDAMEPQPHDVDIKALLRIATLYNIVYACSRSTADFIISSPLFEKGYEKEENEQIEGYKNRILK; this comes from the coding sequence ATGAAAAAAGTTAAAAAAATTGCTCTTGTTGCACACGACAATTGTAAAAAGGAATTAATGGAATGGGTGGACGACCATTGGAGAGAACTCGTTAAATATGAGATGGTTTGTACCGGAACAACGGGGAACTTAGTGGAACAACATCTATTGAGCTGTATGGCAGAAAATAAGTCAAATTTTCACATTAAAATGACTAAATTAAAATCTGGTCCACTTGGTGGAGATTTACAATTAGGTGCGGCAATAAGTAAAAACGAAATAGATATACTTATTTTCTTTTGGGATGCTATGGAACCACAGCCACACGATGTGGATATAAAAGCGTTGTTAAGAATTGCAACTTTGTACAATATAGTTTATGCCTGTTCAAGGTCAACAGCCGATTTTATTATTTCGTCACCATTATTTGAGAAGGGTTATGAAAAAGAAGAAAACGAACAAATTGAAGGATATAAAAACAGAATATTAAAATGA